In the genome of Rhizobium sp. CC-YZS058, one region contains:
- a CDS encoding ABC transporter ATP-binding protein — protein sequence MTLPHQGPVLSVRDLSVDARTPTGLKRILNAVSFDLKAGETLCLAGESGSGKSVTSLAVMGLLPKASLRVTSGSIRLGETDLARTSERTMRGIRGGQIAMIFQEPMTSLNPVMTVGAQLTEAIRAHRSSLTERPEAVARQMLDAVHMTDPARRLTQYPHELSGGMRQRVMIAMALSCRPKVLIADEPTTALDVTVQAQILRLMRELRQEFQTSILMITHDMGVVAEMADRVAIMQSGNIVEQGPVIDIFARPTHPYTQQLLAAVPRLGALSGTDAPPRVSAASPAAAAGNTAPLPVLEVADLSVTYGRKTGWLQRGAQPEPTVKGVGFTLKAGETLGLVGESGSGKSTTGKAVLGLIPFEGSVRIAGQEVFPASSAIMRPIRRAAQMIFQDPYASLDPRMSIGAAIAEPLVIHDIATKAERRERVAELLRCVGLTPDAAERYPHEFSGGQRQRICIARALALEPKLIVADESVAALDVSVRARVLDLMLELQERMGLAYLFISHDMAVIEKMSHNVAVMRGGRIVEIGTRRAVFETPQDDYTRALMAAVPVPDPTQYQARRQA from the coding sequence GTGACCCTTCCCCATCAAGGTCCCGTTCTCTCCGTCCGGGACCTCTCAGTCGATGCCCGCACGCCGACAGGCCTCAAGCGCATCCTGAACGCCGTCTCCTTCGACCTGAAGGCCGGCGAGACGCTGTGTCTCGCCGGCGAATCCGGCTCGGGAAAGTCGGTCACCTCGCTCGCAGTGATGGGGCTTTTGCCCAAGGCCTCGCTGCGGGTCACCTCGGGCAGCATTCGCCTCGGCGAGACCGATCTTGCGCGCACCTCCGAACGCACGATGCGCGGCATCCGCGGCGGACAGATCGCCATGATCTTCCAGGAGCCGATGACCTCGCTCAATCCGGTGATGACCGTCGGCGCGCAATTGACCGAAGCGATCCGCGCGCACCGCAGCAGCCTGACGGAACGGCCCGAAGCCGTCGCGCGCCAGATGCTCGATGCCGTGCACATGACGGATCCTGCCCGTCGCCTGACGCAATATCCCCATGAACTCTCCGGCGGCATGCGCCAGCGCGTGATGATCGCCATGGCCCTGTCATGCCGTCCGAAGGTGCTGATCGCCGACGAGCCGACAACGGCGCTCGATGTCACCGTCCAGGCCCAGATCCTCAGGCTGATGCGCGAGCTGCGGCAGGAGTTCCAGACCTCGATCCTCATGATCACCCACGACATGGGCGTGGTCGCGGAAATGGCCGACCGTGTCGCGATCATGCAATCGGGCAATATCGTCGAGCAGGGACCGGTGATCGACATCTTCGCCCGGCCGACCCATCCTTATACGCAGCAGTTGCTGGCCGCCGTTCCCCGCCTCGGTGCATTGTCCGGCACGGACGCACCGCCGCGGGTCAGCGCCGCATCGCCCGCCGCCGCCGCCGGGAACACGGCGCCCCTGCCCGTCCTCGAGGTCGCCGATCTCAGCGTCACCTACGGGCGCAAGACCGGCTGGCTGCAGCGTGGCGCGCAGCCGGAGCCGACAGTCAAGGGTGTCGGTTTCACCTTGAAGGCCGGCGAAACGCTCGGTCTCGTCGGTGAGAGCGGCTCCGGAAAATCGACCACCGGCAAGGCTGTGCTGGGCCTCATCCCCTTCGAGGGCAGCGTCCGGATCGCCGGACAGGAGGTCTTCCCAGCCTCGAGCGCCATCATGCGCCCGATCCGCCGCGCCGCACAGATGATCTTCCAGGACCCTTACGCCTCGCTCGACCCGCGCATGAGCATCGGCGCGGCAATCGCCGAACCGCTCGTCATTCACGACATCGCGACCAAGGCGGAGCGGCGCGAGCGGGTGGCCGAGCTGTTGCGCTGCGTCGGACTGACGCCGGATGCCGCCGAGCGCTATCCGCACGAGTTTTCCGGCGGCCAGCGGCAGCGCATCTGCATTGCCCGGGCGCTCGCGCTGGAACCGAAGCTGATCGTTGCCGATGAAAGTGTCGCGGCGCTCGATGTCTCCGTGCGCGCCCGCGTGCTCGATCTGATGCTGGAACTGCAGGAGCGCATGGGGCTCGCCTATCTCTTCATCTCCCATGACATGGCGGTCATCGAGAAGATGTCGCACAATGTCGCGGTGATGCGCGGCGGACGGATCGTCGAAATCGGCACCCGCCGTGCCGTCTTCGAAACTCCGCAGGACGACTACACCCGCGCCCTGATGGCCGCCGTCCCCGTGCCTGACCCGACCCAGTATCAGGCGAGACGGCAGGCCTGA
- a CDS encoding acetamidase/formamidase family protein — MCVACNHTIHRAQHNFGWNRDFAPALTARPGETILFECLDSSGGQLGADATLETLANLDFGKINPVSGPVYVEGAEPGDALKVTIRKFHPCGHGWTANIPGFGLLADQFKDPALHVWSYDTGSMAPAAFGPGGKVPLKPFTGTIGVAPAEAGLHSVVPPRRVGGNLDIRDLTAGVTLYLPIEVEGALFSVGDTHAAQGDGEVCGTAIESQMNVELTLDLVKGANLKSPRFTTTEPVTRHLDGAGYEVTTGVGPDLMTGAQEAVMRMIDLLSAEHGMNPVDAYMLCSVCGDLRISEIVDMPNWVVSFYFPRIVLS; from the coding sequence ATGTGCGTCGCCTGCAACCATACCATTCACCGGGCCCAGCATAATTTCGGCTGGAACCGAGATTTCGCTCCCGCCCTTACCGCGCGCCCCGGCGAAACGATCCTTTTCGAATGCCTGGATTCCTCCGGCGGCCAGCTTGGCGCGGATGCGACGCTCGAGACGCTCGCCAACCTGGATTTCGGCAAGATCAATCCCGTGTCCGGTCCGGTCTATGTCGAGGGGGCAGAGCCGGGCGACGCCTTGAAGGTGACGATCCGCAAGTTCCATCCGTGCGGCCATGGCTGGACGGCGAATATTCCGGGCTTCGGGCTGCTGGCCGACCAGTTCAAGGATCCGGCCCTGCATGTCTGGTCCTATGACACCGGCTCGATGGCGCCAGCCGCCTTCGGCCCGGGCGGCAAGGTGCCGCTGAAGCCGTTTACCGGCACGATCGGCGTGGCGCCGGCGGAAGCCGGCCTGCATTCCGTCGTTCCGCCGCGTCGCGTCGGCGGCAATCTCGACATTCGCGACCTGACCGCGGGCGTGACGCTCTACCTGCCGATCGAGGTCGAAGGCGCTCTCTTCTCGGTGGGCGACACCCATGCTGCCCAGGGCGACGGCGAAGTCTGCGGCACCGCCATCGAAAGCCAGATGAACGTCGAACTGACCCTCGACCTCGTCAAGGGCGCCAATCTGAAGTCGCCGCGCTTCACCACCACCGAACCGGTGACCCGCCATCTCGACGGCGCCGGCTACGAAGTGACGACCGGCGTCGGCCCGGATCTGATGACCGGCGCGCAGGAAGCCGTGATGCGGATGATCGACCTGCTCTCGGCCGAGCACGGCATGAACCCGGTCGATGCCTACATGCTCTGCTCTGTGTGCGGCGACCTGCGCATCAGCGAGATCGTCGACATGCCGAACTGGGTCGTCTCCTTCTACTTCCCGAGGATCGTTCTCTCGTGA
- a CDS encoding ABC transporter substrate-binding protein, translated as MFKSLLLGSTAAALMALMPFSASAQDTPAKGGDIVVTYKDDITTLDPAIGYDWVNWSMIKSLYSRLMDYEPGTAKLIPSLAESFEVSPDGLTYTFKLRPNVKFSNGRTVVASDVKYSIERAVNPKTQGPGAGFFGAIAGFDAVSGGTSETLSGIETPDDQTVVFKLSRPDATFLHVLAINFASVVPKEAVEAAGGDFGKKPVGSGTFVLNSWTIGQKLVLDRNPDYFNKDLPFVDKVTVEVGQEPLVALLRLQRGEVDIAGDGIPPAKFLEIKNSPDGAQMIVDGEQLHTGYLTLNTKVKPLDNVKVRQAINMAVNKERITRILNGRATPANQPLPPLMPGYDKSFTGYAFDVEKAKALLAEAGFADGFETVLYSTNTDPQPRIAQAIQQDLAAIGVKAEVRALAQGNVIAAGGTEGEAPMVWSGGMAWIADFPDPSNFYGPILGCSGAVQGGWNWSWYCNEALDKRAVEADSMSDPAKASERQAVWGKIFTDIMADAPWVPVINERRVVAKSLRMGGPDNIYIDPTRVINYDAIYVKQ; from the coding sequence ATGTTCAAAAGTCTGCTTCTCGGTTCAACCGCCGCCGCCCTGATGGCGCTGATGCCGTTTTCGGCCAGCGCCCAGGATACGCCCGCCAAGGGCGGCGATATCGTCGTCACCTACAAGGACGACATCACGACCCTCGATCCGGCCATCGGCTATGACTGGGTCAACTGGTCGATGATCAAGAGCCTCTATTCGCGCCTGATGGATTACGAGCCGGGCACGGCCAAGCTCATCCCCTCGCTCGCCGAAAGTTTCGAGGTTTCCCCGGACGGCCTGACCTATACGTTCAAGCTGCGGCCCAACGTCAAGTTCTCGAACGGCCGCACGGTCGTGGCCTCCGACGTGAAATACTCGATCGAACGGGCCGTCAACCCGAAGACCCAGGGGCCCGGCGCCGGCTTCTTCGGCGCGATCGCCGGCTTCGACGCAGTCTCCGGCGGCACTTCCGAAACGCTTTCGGGCATCGAGACGCCGGATGACCAGACGGTCGTCTTCAAGCTTTCCCGCCCCGATGCGACCTTCCTGCACGTTCTGGCGATCAACTTCGCCTCGGTCGTGCCGAAGGAGGCCGTCGAGGCCGCCGGCGGCGATTTCGGCAAGAAGCCGGTCGGCTCCGGCACCTTCGTGCTGAATTCCTGGACCATCGGCCAGAAGCTCGTGCTGGACCGCAACCCCGACTACTTCAACAAGGACCTGCCCTTCGTCGACAAGGTCACGGTCGAGGTCGGCCAGGAGCCGCTGGTGGCACTGCTGCGCCTGCAGCGCGGCGAGGTGGACATCGCCGGCGACGGCATTCCGCCGGCCAAGTTCCTGGAAATCAAGAACTCGCCGGACGGCGCGCAGATGATCGTCGATGGCGAACAGCTGCACACCGGCTACCTGACGCTCAACACCAAGGTCAAGCCGCTCGACAACGTCAAGGTTCGCCAGGCGATCAACATGGCGGTCAACAAGGAGCGCATCACGCGCATCCTCAACGGACGGGCGACGCCGGCCAACCAGCCGCTGCCGCCGCTCATGCCCGGCTACGACAAGAGCTTCACCGGCTATGCCTTCGACGTCGAGAAGGCCAAGGCACTGCTCGCCGAAGCAGGCTTCGCCGATGGGTTCGAGACCGTGCTCTACTCGACCAACACCGATCCGCAGCCGCGCATCGCCCAGGCGATCCAGCAGGATCTGGCTGCGATCGGCGTCAAGGCCGAGGTTCGCGCGCTTGCCCAGGGCAATGTGATCGCGGCCGGCGGCACGGAAGGCGAGGCCCCGATGGTCTGGTCGGGCGGCATGGCCTGGATCGCCGACTTCCCGGATCCGTCCAACTTCTACGGCCCGATCCTCGGCTGCAGCGGCGCGGTGCAGGGTGGCTGGAACTGGTCCTGGTACTGCAACGAGGCGCTCGACAAGCGGGCGGTCGAGGCGGATTCCATGTCCGACCCGGCCAAGGCATCCGAGCGCCAGGCCGTCTGGGGCAAGATCTTCACCGACATCATGGCGGACGCCCCGTGGGTGCCGGTCATCAACGAGCGGCGTGTCGTCGCCAAGTCGCTGCGCATGGGCGGTCCGGACAACATCTACATCGATCCGACCCGCGTCATCAATTACGACGCCATCTATGTGAAGCAGTAA
- a CDS encoding ABC transporter permease gives MLTLLAKRLVQCVLILFGVAAITFVLLYALPADPARMLAGRSATAQTVENIRRELGLDQPLPVQFAHYVGGLVQGDLGRSYAQKTEVVTLIAARLPATLTLMAAGIVIEVLLGVLLGSIAALKRGGLVDRIVMMSAFVGVSAPQFVVALLLLYVFAATLGWFPMSGYGSAAHVVLPAATLGILGAGWYARMVRSAMIDVLNQDYIRTARAKGLSAARVTLRHVLPNAILPIIAMIGIDIGQFMGGVVVVEAVYGWPGIGQLAWQAIQQVDIPIIMGVTLTSALAIILGNLVADLVAPVIDPRIRTQ, from the coding sequence ATGCTCACGCTTCTGGCAAAACGTCTCGTCCAATGCGTCCTGATCCTGTTCGGCGTCGCAGCCATCACCTTCGTGCTGCTCTACGCCCTGCCCGCCGATCCGGCGCGCATGCTGGCCGGCCGGAGCGCGACGGCACAGACGGTGGAAAACATCCGTCGCGAACTCGGCCTCGACCAGCCGCTCCCCGTGCAGTTCGCCCATTATGTCGGCGGTCTGGTGCAGGGCGATCTCGGCCGCTCCTATGCGCAGAAGACCGAAGTGGTGACGCTCATCGCCGCGCGTCTGCCGGCAACCCTGACGCTGATGGCGGCCGGAATCGTCATCGAAGTGCTGCTCGGCGTCCTCCTCGGCTCGATCGCAGCGCTGAAGCGCGGCGGCCTGGTCGACCGCATCGTCATGATGTCGGCCTTCGTCGGCGTCTCGGCGCCGCAGTTCGTGGTAGCGCTGCTGCTTCTCTATGTCTTCGCGGCGACGCTCGGCTGGTTTCCGATGTCGGGCTACGGGTCGGCCGCCCATGTGGTGCTGCCGGCCGCCACGCTCGGCATTCTCGGCGCCGGCTGGTATGCGCGCATGGTCCGCTCGGCGATGATCGACGTGCTCAACCAGGATTACATCCGCACGGCCCGGGCCAAGGGCCTGTCCGCCGCCCGCGTCACGCTGCGCCATGTGCTGCCCAATGCCATCCTGCCGATCATCGCCATGATCGGCATCGATATCGGCCAGTTCATGGGCGGCGTCGTGGTGGTCGAGGCCGTCTATGGCTGGCCTGGCATCGGCCAGCTGGCCTGGCAGGCGATCCAGCAGGTCGACATTCCGATCATCATGGGCGTCACGCTCACCTCCGCGCTCGCCATCATTCTCGGCAACCTCGTTGCCGACCTCGTTGCGCCGGTCATCGACCCCCGCATCCGCACACAGTGA
- a CDS encoding ABC transporter permease — protein MRILKELGRQPAALFGLLVIVFVVVAALGAPVFAPFNPDEQMFDGLTLEGAPMPPGGAFPLGTDTLGRDLLSRMLFGARTSLVIGLVANGVAVAIGLLVGITAGYLRGWAGNLMMRFTDLMMAFPALLLAIVLAALLKPSLWIVAMVIALVNWVQVARIVFTETRGLVERDFILAERSLGAGHARILFLHILPHLVPTAIVWGTLGIATTVLLEATLSFLGIGVQPPDPSWGNIIFESQSYFQAAPWLVFFPGALILVTALAFNLVGDALRDILDPTQRGRG, from the coding sequence ATGCGAATCCTCAAAGAACTCGGCCGGCAGCCGGCGGCGCTGTTCGGCCTGCTGGTCATCGTCTTCGTGGTCGTCGCGGCGCTCGGCGCGCCGGTCTTCGCGCCCTTCAATCCCGACGAGCAGATGTTCGACGGGCTGACCCTGGAAGGCGCGCCCATGCCGCCCGGCGGCGCCTTCCCGCTCGGGACCGATACGCTCGGTCGCGATCTGCTTTCCCGCATGCTGTTCGGCGCACGCACTTCGCTCGTCATCGGCCTCGTGGCCAACGGCGTGGCAGTCGCGATCGGACTGCTCGTCGGCATTACCGCGGGCTACCTGCGCGGCTGGGCCGGCAACCTCATGATGCGCTTCACGGATCTGATGATGGCCTTCCCCGCATTGCTGCTTGCCATCGTGCTGGCTGCCCTGCTCAAGCCCAGTCTCTGGATCGTCGCCATGGTCATCGCCCTCGTCAACTGGGTACAGGTGGCGCGCATCGTCTTTACCGAGACGCGCGGACTGGTGGAGCGCGACTTCATCCTGGCCGAGCGCTCTCTCGGCGCCGGGCATGCCCGCATTCTTTTCCTGCATATCCTGCCGCATCTCGTGCCGACGGCGATCGTCTGGGGCACGCTCGGCATCGCCACCACCGTCCTGCTCGAGGCGACGCTCTCCTTCCTCGGCATCGGCGTGCAGCCGCCGGATCCTTCCTGGGGCAATATCATTTTCGAAAGCCAGAGCTACTTCCAGGCAGCCCCGTGGCTGGTCTTCTTCCCCGGCGCCCTCATCCTCGTCACCGCGCTCGCCTTCAACCTTGTCGGGGATGCACTGCGCGACATTCTCGATCCGACCCAGAGGGGGAGAGGCTGA
- a CDS encoding ANTAR domain-containing response regulator, which produces MAKTPNFTGWRVVILAEEDANTEKLRRQLALLGIAASLQWLPLADDQLPDLVIVDADRGWDELLPWARRKPARPVAALLGSEAPGRIAWAIDCGATAFIPKPVAASTIYPALVLAVTAHEQRMEDEARIAKLEERLKLRPIVFAAVNQIKADRRIDDEQAFVLLRSGAMRRRMPIEQLAALLVGGLETLSEAG; this is translated from the coding sequence ATGGCGAAGACCCCGAATTTCACCGGCTGGCGCGTCGTCATTCTCGCGGAGGAGGATGCCAACACCGAGAAGCTGCGCCGCCAGCTGGCCCTGCTCGGCATCGCCGCGTCGCTGCAATGGCTGCCGCTTGCCGACGACCAGCTGCCCGATCTCGTGATCGTCGATGCCGATCGCGGCTGGGACGAGCTGCTGCCCTGGGCGCGGCGCAAGCCCGCCCGCCCGGTCGCGGCCCTGCTCGGCTCGGAAGCACCGGGCCGGATCGCCTGGGCAATCGATTGCGGCGCGACCGCCTTCATTCCAAAGCCGGTCGCTGCCTCGACCATCTATCCCGCCCTCGTGCTCGCCGTCACGGCGCATGAGCAGCGGATGGAAGACGAGGCGCGGATCGCGAAGCTGGAGGAACGGCTGAAACTGCGGCCGATCGTCTTCGCCGCCGTCAACCAGATCAAGGCCGACCGGCGGATCGACGACGAGCAGGCCTTCGTCCTCTTGCGCAGCGGCGCCATGCGCCGGCGCATGCCCATCGAACAACTGGCGGCGCTCCTGGTGGGCGGCCTCGAAACCCTGAGCGAGGCAGGCTGA
- a CDS encoding transporter substrate-binding protein — protein MLDPVKIGILYSTTGPYGAMGRDAFDGVDFAFHDYREAGGSRIQPVFFDPHADLSAYLEGARSLIRDSGCRHIIGTITSAARKEVLPLVEKHDGLLWYMCPYEGFEANENVIYLGGCPNQHLIPLFDHLIPRYGARPYLVGANYVWGWEMNRLARELVSNAGGTVLGERYLPLEETSVERIIADIVEKRPSFILNNLIGPSSYAFLEAMHALGQRDPAFLPRNCPVASCDLQESELEEIAPGAAVGQLCAASYFDTLESPENHAFKARLRAYKPGSRRVSSIFASAYMAATICIAAIESTSDSTPASIRRHVQAQTWPGLFGAMTIDPATNHAALPFLLGQINGERAFDVIASRPPLLADPYLTGNMTRRDPLLRVVS, from the coding sequence ATGCTGGACCCTGTGAAGATCGGCATTCTCTATTCGACGACCGGGCCTTACGGCGCCATGGGTCGCGATGCCTTCGACGGCGTGGACTTTGCCTTCCACGATTACCGCGAGGCCGGCGGCAGCCGTATCCAGCCGGTGTTCTTCGATCCGCATGCCGATCTCTCCGCCTATCTGGAAGGCGCGCGCAGCCTGATCCGCGATAGCGGCTGCCGACACATCATCGGCACCATCACCTCCGCCGCGCGCAAGGAGGTGCTGCCGCTGGTCGAGAAGCATGACGGGCTGCTCTGGTACATGTGCCCCTATGAAGGGTTCGAGGCGAACGAGAATGTCATCTATCTCGGCGGCTGCCCGAACCAGCACCTGATCCCCCTCTTCGATCACCTCATCCCGCGTTATGGCGCCCGCCCCTATCTCGTCGGTGCGAACTATGTCTGGGGTTGGGAGATGAACCGCCTGGCGCGCGAGCTGGTCAGCAATGCCGGCGGCACGGTGCTTGGCGAACGCTACCTGCCGCTCGAGGAAACGTCGGTCGAACGCATCATCGCCGATATCGTCGAGAAGCGTCCGAGCTTCATCCTCAACAATCTCATCGGTCCGTCGAGCTACGCCTTCCTCGAGGCGATGCATGCGCTCGGCCAGCGCGACCCGGCCTTCCTGCCCAGGAACTGCCCGGTGGCGAGCTGCGACCTGCAGGAAAGCGAGCTGGAGGAGATCGCCCCCGGTGCCGCCGTCGGCCAGCTCTGCGCCGCCTCCTATTTCGACACGCTGGAAAGCCCCGAGAACCATGCATTCAAGGCGCGGCTTCGCGCCTATAAGCCCGGTTCGCGGCGGGTCTCCAGCATCTTCGCCAGCGCCTACATGGCCGCCACGATCTGCATCGCCGCGATTGAATCGACCTCCGACAGCACGCCTGCCAGCATCCGCCGCCATGTCCAGGCGCAGACCTGGCCAGGCCTCTTCGGCGCGATGACCATCGATCCCGCCACCAACCATGCCGCGCTGCCGTTCCTGCTCGGCCAGATCAATGGCGAGCGGGCCTTCGACGTGATCGCCTCGCGGCCGCCTCTCCTGGCCGACCCCTATCTGACCGGCAACATGACGCGGCGCGACCCGCTCTTGAGGGTCGTATCATGA
- a CDS encoding DUF4126 family protein: protein MVYLLACLIGIIAGLRAMTAPAAVAWAAYLGVLDLSSSWLSFLGSVWAVGLLTALALAELVTDQLPSTPSRLVPQQFGARVVTGALSGAAIALPNAAWGLGLLAGILGAVIGTYGGAALRGWLAARFRRDPPAAIIEDAIAVIGAVLVISALSPPVAA, encoded by the coding sequence ATGGTTTACCTGCTTGCATGTCTGATCGGCATCATTGCCGGCCTTCGAGCCATGACGGCGCCGGCGGCAGTTGCCTGGGCCGCATATCTCGGCGTGCTCGATCTTTCCTCGTCCTGGCTGTCCTTCCTCGGCTCGGTCTGGGCCGTCGGTCTCCTGACGGCGCTGGCTCTGGCGGAATTGGTCACCGACCAGCTTCCCTCCACGCCCAGCCGCCTCGTGCCGCAGCAGTTCGGGGCGCGCGTGGTGACCGGCGCCCTTTCGGGAGCTGCGATCGCCCTGCCCAACGCTGCTTGGGGTCTGGGGCTGCTCGCCGGAATTCTCGGCGCCGTCATCGGCACCTATGGCGGAGCGGCCTTGCGCGGCTGGCTCGCCGCCCGCTTCCGCCGCGATCCGCCTGCGGCCATCATCGAAGACGCCATCGCGGTGATCGGCGCCGTTCTCGTCATCTCTGCCCTCTCGCCCCCGGTGGCGGCATGA
- a CDS encoding FAD-containing oxidoreductase codes for MRAFDAIIVGAGQAGPSLAGRLSDAGKTVAIIERKHVGGTCVNTGCKPTKTLVASAYAARLAQRASDYGVQLGGPVTIDMPAVMRRAYQVTLDSRHGNERWLGSMAGCTLIRGHARFTDRTTLRVGEDFLTAPQIFLNVGGRAAIPDFPGLADIPYLTNSDMVRLDRVPGHLVIIGGSYIGLEFAQMFRRFGAEVTVIEKGPRLVGREDEKTSTAIREILEAEGVCVVTGADDIRFRKEGRVVVVHPGDGKADVTGTDVLLAVGRRPNTDDLGLETAGVEVDARGYIRVDDQLATTAEGIWALGDCNGKGAFTHTAYNDFEIVAANLIDGEARRVSDRIPGYALYIDPPLGRVGMSEAEARKTGRPILVSHIPMSKVGRAVEKGETQGFMTLVADAETRQILGAAILGTGGDEAIHGVLDMMNAGATVDQLRWAVPIHPTVSEFWPTVVTGLGQG; via the coding sequence ATGAGGGCGTTCGATGCGATCATCGTCGGCGCCGGACAGGCCGGCCCCTCTCTGGCCGGCCGGCTGAGCGACGCCGGGAAAACCGTGGCCATCATCGAGCGGAAGCATGTGGGCGGAACCTGCGTCAACACCGGCTGCAAGCCCACCAAGACGCTGGTCGCCAGCGCCTATGCCGCGCGGCTGGCGCAACGGGCTTCCGACTATGGTGTGCAACTGGGCGGGCCCGTCACGATCGACATGCCGGCGGTCATGCGGCGGGCGTATCAGGTGACGCTCGACAGCCGGCACGGCAACGAACGCTGGCTTGGCAGCATGGCAGGCTGCACGCTGATCCGCGGACATGCGCGGTTTACGGACAGGACCACTCTTCGCGTCGGCGAGGATTTCTTGACCGCGCCGCAGATCTTCCTCAACGTGGGCGGCCGTGCGGCAATCCCGGACTTTCCGGGTCTTGCGGACATCCCATACCTGACCAACAGCGACATGGTGAGGCTCGACCGCGTGCCCGGCCACCTCGTCATCATCGGCGGCAGCTATATCGGGCTCGAATTCGCGCAGATGTTTCGCCGCTTCGGTGCCGAGGTGACCGTCATCGAAAAGGGTCCCCGCCTCGTCGGCCGCGAGGACGAGAAGACCTCAACTGCCATCCGCGAGATCCTGGAAGCCGAGGGGGTGTGCGTGGTGACGGGCGCGGACGACATCCGCTTTCGAAAGGAGGGACGCGTCGTCGTCGTTCATCCGGGCGACGGCAAGGCGGATGTGACGGGGACCGACGTCCTGCTCGCGGTCGGCCGCCGTCCGAACACCGATGATCTCGGGCTGGAGACGGCGGGGGTGGAGGTGGATGCGCGCGGCTATATCCGGGTCGACGATCAGCTCGCGACGACGGCTGAAGGCATCTGGGCGCTGGGCGATTGCAACGGCAAGGGCGCTTTCACCCACACGGCCTATAATGATTTCGAGATCGTCGCGGCCAACCTCATCGATGGGGAGGCCCGCAGGGTCTCCGACCGCATTCCCGGCTACGCGCTCTATATCGATCCGCCGCTCGGGCGGGTGGGTATGAGCGAGGCGGAGGCGCGCAAGACCGGCAGGCCGATCCTCGTCAGCCATATCCCGATGAGCAAGGTCGGCCGAGCGGTCGAGAAGGGCGAGACCCAAGGCTTCATGACGCTCGTGGCCGATGCCGAGACGCGGCAGATCCTCGGCGCCGCCATTCTCGGCACAGGCGGGGACGAGGCCATTCACGGCGTGCTCGACATGATGAATGCCGGGGCGACCGTCGACCAGCTGCGTTGGGCCGTCCCGATCCATCCGACCGTTTCGGAATTCTGGCCGACGGTCGTCACCGGTCTCGGTCAGGGCTGA